The following are encoded together in the Lytechinus variegatus isolate NC3 chromosome 19, Lvar_3.0, whole genome shotgun sequence genome:
- the LOC121406360 gene encoding cytochrome P450 2J6-like yields MAGVESVVQLSVLNHISSSALVVGGITLLLYLIYQVLFQESRNYPPGPSGLPIFGNVLSLILTKRQQHEVVDEWSHKYGPIFAFKLLGTRVYILADPGLISEAFHQIPYINDRITFEMADDKTGRVNNGIAASNGEVWKEQRRFFLKVFKKIDSGVIRFEEIIGSEVDRLLKEIENKSNESFDPAIRINIAIANIITRIITGINYDHDDEEFKHLIECSHRIYKIIGPAGLFSIMPILAKLPSSAKTEIVSLSVEMLDVLRRSVETHKAEFDPDKPGTDFIGCYLKEMYKRKEENNPGTFDELNLLATSFDVLLGGFETSTTSISWMIFTLAVHPGIQERVRQEIVDVVGSDKSPRFSDRHSMPFTEATLAECMRLHPAVAIHVPHIASRDCKVGGYDVTKGSAVIANLWYLSRSGNLWKDPLEFKPERFLDAEGQFNKKLEPLPFGFGLRVCPGEHLARMEVFLFMTSLLQHFSLTLPEDAPTSIGGKHGLTNIPDPFKIHAKKI; encoded by the exons ATGGCGGGGGTTGAGAGCGTCGTACAGCTATCCGTATTAAACCACATCAGTTCCTCTGCGCTTGTCGTTGGCGGAATCACCCTTCTACTGTACCTGATCTATCAGGTCCTCTTCCAGGAGTCCAGGAACTACCCTCCAGGACCGTCAGGTCTTCCGATCTTTGGGAACGTCTTGAGTTTGATCCTCACCAAACGACAGCAGCATGAAGTCGTGGATGAGTGGAGTCACAAGTACGGACCCATCTTTGCTTTTAAGCTGCTTGGGACCAGGGTCTACATCCTTGCAGATCCTGGTCTTATTTCAGAGGCCTTTCATCAGATCCCGTATATCAACGACAGGattacttttgaaatggctgacGACAAGACGGGCAGAGTGAATAACG GAATTGCGGCCTCAAATGGGGAGGTATGGAAGGAACAACGTCGATTCTTCCTAAAAGTTTTCAAGAAAATCGATTCGGGTGTGATAAG ATTCGAGGAAATCATCGGATCCGAGGTGGACAGGCTGTTGaaagagattgaaaataaaagcaaCGAGAGCTTCGACCCAGCTATCAGGATCAACATCGCCATCGCAAACATCATCACCCGCATCATCACCGGCATCAACTACGACCACGACGACGAAGAATTCAAGCACCTCATCGAATGCTCGCACCGGATCTACAAGATCATCGGACCGGCTGGTCTCTTCTCAATCATGCCGATCCTGGCGAAGCTTCCGTCCTCGGCCAAGACGGAAATCGTGTCCCTCAGCGTGGAGATGCTTGATGTGCTCCGGAGATCCGTAGAGACTCACAAGGCTGAGTTCGACCCGGACAAACCTGGGACAGATTTCATCGGCTGCTACTTGAAGGAGATGTACAAACGAAAGGAAGAG AATAACCCAGGAACTTTCGATGAGCTCAATCTACTGGCTACCAGCTTCGACGTGCTCTTGGGTGGCTTTGAAACCTCTACAACCAGTATCTCCTGGATGATATTCACGTTAGCAGTTCACCCTGGAATCCAAGAACGCGTCCGCCAGGAGATTGTCGATGTGGTCGGAAGCGACAAGTCCCCGCGCTTCTCCGATCGCCACTCCATGCCGTTCACGGAAGCGACGTTGGCGGAGTGCATGCGGCTTCATCCGGCGGTTGCGATCCACGTTCCCCACATCGCGTCGCGTGATTGCAAGGTGGGCggatatgacgtcacaaaggGGAGTGCGGTTATTGCCAACTTGTGGTACCTGTCGCGGAGCGGTAATCTTTGGAAGGATCCTCTAGAGTTTAAGCCGGAGAGGTTTCTTGATGCAGAAGGGCAATTCAACAAGAAGCTGGAGCCGCTTCCGTTTGGTTTTG GTTTGCGAGTTTGTCCCGGGGAGCACCTTGCTCGCATGGAAGTATTCTTGTTCATGACCAGCCTTCTACAGCATTTCTCGCTCACCTTGCCAGAGGATGCACCGACAAGCATCGGTGGCAAGCACGGTCTTACCAACATACCCGATCCTTTCAAGATACACGCCAAAAAGATTTGA